From Corvus moneduloides isolate bCorMon1 chromosome 4, bCorMon1.pri, whole genome shotgun sequence, one genomic window encodes:
- the LOC116442427 gene encoding histone H2B 5-like isoform X5 — translation MPEPAKSTSAPKKGSKKAVTKTQKKGDKKRHKSRKESYSIYVYKVLKQVHPDTGISSKAMGIMNSFVNDIFERIAGEASRLAHYNKRSTITSREIQTAVRLLLPGELAKHAVSEGTKAVTKYTSSK, via the coding sequence ATGCCAGAGCCAGCAAAGTCAACCTCAGCCCCCAAAAAGGGCTCCAAGAAAGCTGTGACAAAGACGCAGAAGAAGGGTGATAAGAAACGTcacaaaagcaggaaagagagCTACTCCATCTATGTCTACAAGGTGCTGAAGCAGGTCCATCCTGACACCGGCATCTCCTCCAAGGCCATGGGCATCATGAACTCCTTCGTCAATGACATCTTTGAGCGCATTGCTGGAGAAGCCTCCCGCCTGGCCCATTACAACAAGCGTTCTACCATCACGTCCCGGGAGATTCAGACGGCCGTGcgcctgctgctcccaggagagctggCCAAGCACGCGGTCTCGGAGGGCACCAAGGCTGTCACCAAGTACACCAGCTCCAAATAG